A region of Granulicella sibirica DNA encodes the following proteins:
- a CDS encoding oxidoreductase gives MSTNTATLFTANDVPSQQGRRVLITGANSGIGYEAALELARRGAEVILPARSMSKANDAISRIVREVPGARLTPGILDLASLASVRAFAAFVGEKFPGESLDLLINNAGVMAVPARELTVDGYERQFATNYLGPFLLTALLYPHLRRKRGTRIVTVSSGVSNQGKIEFDNLQSERLYKPMFGAYSQSKLADLIFQLELQRRLSAAGSPIASTGGHPGYAITNLQTSGPAGVMPLGFRIVSTILKPLASQDAAHGALPTLFAAASPLATPGGYYGPSGFQELKGYPVPAKIAPAAKDLDLAKRLWSETERLTGVNFAV, from the coding sequence ATGAGCACGAATACGGCAACACTTTTTACAGCAAATGATGTTCCCTCTCAGCAGGGACGGCGCGTCCTGATTACAGGCGCTAACTCGGGTATCGGCTACGAAGCGGCGCTGGAACTCGCACGGCGTGGGGCGGAGGTCATACTTCCGGCCCGCTCGATGAGCAAGGCCAATGATGCGATCTCTCGAATCGTGAGAGAGGTTCCGGGCGCGAGACTGACACCGGGAATTTTGGACTTGGCCTCGCTGGCCAGCGTCCGTGCGTTTGCGGCCTTTGTTGGCGAGAAGTTTCCCGGCGAGTCGCTCGACCTGCTGATCAATAATGCCGGTGTCATGGCGGTTCCGGCGCGTGAGCTTACCGTCGACGGGTATGAGCGGCAGTTCGCTACGAATTACCTTGGGCCGTTTCTGCTGACGGCGCTCCTGTATCCGCATCTCAGGCGCAAGCGGGGGACGCGCATTGTTACGGTTTCGAGCGGCGTGTCGAACCAGGGCAAGATCGAGTTCGACAACCTGCAATCCGAGCGTCTGTATAAGCCGATGTTCGGGGCGTACTCGCAGTCGAAGCTGGCCGACCTGATCTTTCAGCTTGAACTGCAACGGCGGCTGAGCGCGGCGGGGTCGCCCATTGCGAGTACGGGCGGGCATCCGGGGTACGCGATCACGAACCTGCAGACAAGTGGTCCGGCAGGCGTGATGCCGCTCGGGTTTCGGATTGTCAGCACAATTCTGAAGCCGTTGGCTTCGCAGGACGCAGCGCATGGAGCGTTGCCTACCCTCTTTGCCGCTGCTTCGCCGTTGGCCACGCCGGGCGGCTATTACGGGCCGAGTGGGTTTCAAGAGTTGAAGGGATACCCGGTTCCGGCGAAGATCGCTCCAGCCGCGAAGGACCTCGATCTGGCGAAGCGTCTTTGGAGCGAGACGGAACGGCTGACCGGGGTCAACTTCGCGGTTTGA
- a CDS encoding TetR/AcrR family transcriptional regulator, which produces MVKKGEQTRTHIFQTALALFREKGFDATTMQDVATRAQVVKSAAYYYFPSKEAIIQAYYDTIQSEQERLCAESFAHTRDLKPRLALALHSKFDLAQDDRNLLGVVFRYTGEPDHPLSCLGPSTAEIRRRATQVFRDAIVLERLPKDLQQLLPLALWALQMGLLVMFLYDHSPNQQRTRRLADGSLDLTLKLLGLAKLAILKPIRTRVLGLLQEADLIPAS; this is translated from the coding sequence ATGGTCAAAAAAGGCGAACAGACCCGCACCCACATCTTCCAGACAGCCTTGGCCCTCTTCCGCGAGAAGGGTTTCGACGCCACCACCATGCAGGACGTCGCCACCCGCGCCCAGGTCGTCAAGAGTGCCGCCTACTACTACTTCCCCAGCAAGGAAGCCATCATCCAGGCCTACTACGACACCATCCAGTCCGAGCAGGAGCGCCTCTGCGCCGAGTCCTTCGCTCATACCCGCGACCTCAAGCCGCGCCTCGCCCTCGCCCTCCACTCCAAGTTCGACCTCGCCCAGGATGACCGGAATCTCCTTGGTGTCGTCTTCCGCTACACCGGCGAGCCCGATCATCCCCTCTCCTGCCTTGGCCCCTCCACCGCCGAGATCCGACGCCGCGCCACCCAGGTCTTCCGCGACGCCATCGTCCTCGAAAGGCTCCCGAAAGACCTTCAGCAGCTCCTTCCGTTAGCCCTCTGGGCCCTGCAGATGGGTCTGCTCGTCATGTTCCTCTACGATCACTCCCCCAACCAGCAACGCACCCGCCGCCTCGCCGACGGATCCCTCGACCTCACGCTCAAGCTTCTAGGCCTGGCCAAACTCGCCATCCTCAAACCCATCCGCACCCGCGTTCTCGGCCTTCTGCAAGAGGCCGACCTCATCCCCGCATCCTGA
- a CDS encoding putative bifunctional diguanylate cyclase/phosphodiesterase → MNGFLLKELALYRSERAARNASAEVRAIFEREHERICMRSDKLIACLMLLQWPGAVLASFLISPTTWVGGQSRIHPHVIAAIALGGLITILPVTLAIFAPGKIYTRHIIAACQMLMSGLLIHVTGGRIETHFHVFGSLAFLCFYLDWPVLITATLTTLVNHLAMGYYEPIAIFGTAAGSHGRMLEHVLWVVFCDTFMITSCVQTLRGLWVTSHREAEQDVLLYQAYHDALTGLGNRLLIQKKLSVLLDDPSRKGSRFALLSIDLDRFKEVNDTLGHQAGDALLIQVSTRLQGLLRKDDVLARMGGDEFALLIDDCQSQTVAESVAARMIGCITTPFDLGQHEARIGASIGICLHPQEGLEAKDLFHHADLALYKVKNSGRNSFLVFDEKMRAETTLQMSLEHNLRTAVHEQLMEVYYQPIVDAMGLVLGFEALLRWHDSVHGQVSPAQFIPIAERNGLIVPLGNWVLAQACAQAAEWRRQGNKLSKMSVNVSSAQLSHDKFVGVVLATLKETGLPPELLDLELTEGVMIENHGQTQQTLELLRKFGVRLSIDDFGTGYSSLSYLRELPVHTLKIDRAFVTDIEHSIEARTLVEGMIDMARSLNLRIVAEGVENRQQMDILIAAGCDQIQGFHISKAVPAEAAGRLMAVKEPTPERQSLAVWNIASADMPA, encoded by the coding sequence ATGAATGGATTTCTCCTGAAGGAGTTAGCGTTGTATCGCTCCGAGCGCGCGGCCCGTAATGCTTCGGCTGAAGTCCGTGCGATCTTTGAGCGCGAACATGAACGCATTTGTATGCGGAGTGACAAGCTGATCGCATGCCTGATGCTTCTGCAATGGCCCGGTGCAGTTCTGGCGTCCTTCCTGATCTCCCCAACTACTTGGGTTGGCGGACAGAGCAGGATTCATCCGCATGTCATCGCCGCGATCGCCCTGGGGGGACTGATTACGATCCTGCCGGTCACGCTGGCTATCTTCGCGCCGGGGAAGATATACACGCGGCATATCATCGCCGCATGCCAGATGCTCATGTCGGGGTTATTGATCCATGTCACTGGCGGCAGAATCGAGACGCACTTCCACGTCTTCGGCTCGCTGGCATTTCTCTGCTTCTATCTCGACTGGCCAGTGCTCATCACCGCAACCTTGACGACGCTGGTCAATCATCTCGCGATGGGCTACTACGAACCGATCGCCATCTTTGGGACGGCCGCCGGAAGCCACGGCCGCATGCTCGAACACGTGTTGTGGGTGGTGTTCTGCGACACCTTCATGATCACGTCGTGCGTGCAGACCCTGCGCGGGCTGTGGGTGACTTCGCACCGCGAGGCGGAGCAGGATGTGCTGTTGTACCAGGCCTACCATGACGCGTTGACAGGGCTTGGCAACCGGTTGCTCATCCAGAAGAAGCTCAGTGTTCTTCTGGACGATCCATCCAGAAAAGGAAGCCGGTTTGCGCTTCTTTCGATCGATCTCGACCGCTTCAAGGAAGTGAACGATACGCTTGGACACCAGGCTGGAGACGCCCTGCTTATCCAGGTAAGCACACGACTGCAAGGCCTGCTCCGCAAAGACGACGTTCTGGCACGGATGGGCGGGGATGAATTTGCTCTGCTGATCGATGATTGCCAAAGCCAGACGGTAGCCGAAAGTGTCGCCGCCCGGATGATAGGCTGCATCACTACTCCCTTCGATCTGGGACAGCACGAAGCGCGCATAGGCGCGAGCATCGGGATCTGCCTCCATCCGCAGGAGGGCCTGGAGGCCAAGGACCTGTTCCACCATGCCGATCTCGCACTCTATAAAGTGAAGAACTCCGGACGTAACTCCTTTCTTGTCTTTGACGAAAAGATGCGCGCTGAGACGACGCTCCAGATGAGCCTGGAACATAACCTGCGAACGGCGGTCCACGAGCAATTGATGGAGGTGTACTACCAGCCGATCGTCGATGCGATGGGCCTGGTGCTTGGCTTTGAAGCGCTGCTGCGCTGGCACGATTCCGTGCATGGTCAGGTTTCGCCAGCCCAATTCATTCCTATCGCAGAACGAAACGGCTTGATCGTCCCGCTCGGCAACTGGGTGCTGGCGCAGGCTTGCGCGCAGGCGGCGGAATGGAGGCGGCAGGGGAACAAGTTATCGAAGATGTCGGTCAATGTTTCTTCCGCCCAGTTATCCCATGACAAGTTTGTCGGCGTAGTGCTGGCGACCCTGAAGGAGACTGGATTGCCGCCGGAACTTCTCGATCTGGAGTTGACCGAAGGCGTGATGATTGAAAATCACGGGCAAACCCAGCAGACCCTGGAGCTTCTACGCAAGTTTGGGGTGCGCCTGTCAATTGACGATTTCGGAACGGGTTACTCCTCCCTCAGCTACTTGCGCGAGTTGCCAGTGCATACTCTCAAGATCGATCGCGCCTTTGTCACCGATATCGAGCATTCGATCGAGGCACGGACGCTCGTCGAAGGCATGATTGACATGGCACGTTCCTTGAACCTGCGCATCGTGGCCGAAGGCGTGGAGAACCGTCAGCAGATGGATATCCTGATCGCGGCGGGATGCGACCAGATTCAGGGCTTCCACATCTCAAAAGCGGTCCCGGCAGAAGCGGCGGGGCGGCTGATGGCAGTCAAGGAACCCACTCCCGAACGTCAGTCCCTGGCGGTTTGGAACATCGCTTCGGCGGATATGCCAGCCTGA
- a CDS encoding TonB-dependent receptor: MFLPKALGTTEAHLNRRHPRVSRLLLAFLCLLGLVLSGPSASLAQTGGDGAIEGTVQDSTGAVVPNATVAATNINTGIVTTRTTTSAGFYSISPIIPGSYTVTVTAAGFQGFKQENLVIDSAHVTGLNVHLNAGSTTETVTVTDTPAALETTNAALGGTIENDVYTALPIVISGLQQRDVTQFSNLLPGAQTPPGGRSSIIGGTAQRLGELYIDGLPLTTISQQGDNRPVFNIVPLEAIDSIQVVTSGFSAQYQGAGLENYATKSGGNKYHGSAFEYIRNTAFDAWSFSAKPGGFNVVKQVVNGVVTSVPGPKTPEHQNEFGFTIGGPVKIPKLFNGHDKLFFFATYDKFHSTQDANPTVSTLPTILMRNGDFRELIPATAGGLGNTSGANYPIYDPTTQAACTANSTTGACRYQYGYGPGGAKGAAGAPVANGAAINVIPASEISPIAQYLEKFLPAPSIDSAGVIQNNYVAGIPSGYQNWLYSGRVDYTPNDRNRLSFLLTGGNRHAIPYTATTTNFPVPYLVSTLSTVAGHYAAMEDSYTITPNLVNQFKFGFMNFGGPPIRNPTNGITQYEIQTAGVTGLPAGQASENFPGVIFGGSNAQGTWATPSTGNTSVSETYTLVDNLQWVKGKHAMTFGFQYQWLENNASTADTGSLPINLNFSTNDTGNLTGSNFVSGTGYSYASYILGAVGSTSVTQQSFSVLGGRFHPISPYFQDDWKVTPKLTLNLGLRWDYFPTYNEVLDRWSFLNPNITNPITGNMGALQFAGDHGGAGVSCGCRSPVNSWKKNFGPRIGFAYAVDDKTVFRGAYAILYSHGGGTGGAGGAGTGTGQAGFNSTASFTDNTAGPAFYLNNNAAFSQANANFGGPGYTLPAVSGITTASQALNVGYYLNGTGGFAGTGSGIAYADPYLGGRAPESAFFNFGMQREFFKNITMTANYVGTQSHFLAGAANIRGLQSGQLDPRYLALGSYLAKPATAANIAAAQTATGVTIPIPYAAYTAAAGVSTTATIAHMLTWMPQYAGTTDTWGTVANSNYNAFQLTVDKRFSHGLTMTVNYTYSRNIDDAGTARSGWAIPASATSDGRAWAPDRIDRSLSLNNLPQALTVFGVYKLPFGKGGIGSDSFLVRALAGGWQFSEIYQYSSGLPLAIVGTCNSTENVGQGTCMPDFNPSFHGDVRTGGGWGQGATAANLATKSYLTGYVPSTTSSAGTNGTASVTCSASNGPFCNSRDYSIGNLTRIAPYGLRGQNPYRLAASLSRTFDLSDRFKFIFRADCQNVTNHTTFGNNAQNQQVGLNVNSSNFGTLNFASTDSRAFQFSGRISF, from the coding sequence ATGTTTTTACCCAAGGCTCTCGGCACGACCGAGGCCCACCTGAACCGCCGTCATCCCCGCGTGAGCCGCCTTCTGCTCGCATTCCTCTGCCTCCTGGGTCTCGTGCTCAGTGGTCCGTCCGCAAGCCTGGCGCAGACCGGCGGTGACGGAGCCATCGAAGGCACCGTCCAGGATTCCACCGGGGCCGTTGTGCCGAACGCCACCGTGGCCGCGACAAATATCAACACCGGAATCGTCACCACCCGCACCACCACTTCGGCCGGCTTCTACAGCATCAGCCCCATCATCCCCGGCTCGTACACGGTCACGGTCACGGCCGCGGGCTTCCAGGGGTTCAAGCAGGAAAACCTTGTCATCGACTCCGCGCACGTCACCGGCCTGAACGTCCACCTCAACGCCGGTTCCACCACCGAAACCGTCACGGTCACCGACACCCCCGCGGCGCTCGAGACCACCAACGCCGCCCTCGGCGGAACCATCGAGAACGACGTTTACACCGCGCTCCCCATCGTCATCTCGGGCCTTCAGCAGCGCGACGTCACCCAGTTCTCCAATCTCCTCCCCGGAGCGCAAACACCCCCCGGCGGCCGCTCCTCCATCATCGGAGGAACCGCCCAGCGTCTTGGCGAGCTCTACATCGACGGACTTCCCCTCACCACCATCAGCCAGCAGGGTGACAATCGGCCCGTCTTCAACATCGTTCCGCTCGAAGCCATCGACTCGATCCAGGTCGTCACCTCCGGCTTCTCCGCCCAGTACCAGGGAGCCGGCCTCGAGAACTACGCCACCAAGTCCGGCGGCAACAAGTACCACGGCTCGGCTTTCGAATACATCCGCAACACCGCCTTCGACGCCTGGTCCTTCTCCGCCAAGCCCGGCGGCTTCAACGTCGTCAAACAGGTCGTCAACGGCGTCGTCACCAGCGTTCCCGGCCCCAAGACCCCCGAACACCAGAACGAGTTCGGCTTCACCATCGGTGGACCCGTCAAAATCCCAAAGCTCTTCAACGGCCACGACAAGCTCTTCTTCTTCGCCACCTACGATAAGTTCCACTCCACCCAGGACGCTAATCCAACCGTAAGCACCCTGCCTACGATCCTCATGCGTAACGGCGACTTCCGCGAGCTGATCCCCGCCACCGCTGGCGGGCTCGGCAATACCTCGGGAGCCAACTACCCCATCTACGATCCCACCACCCAGGCCGCCTGCACCGCCAACAGCACCACCGGGGCCTGCCGCTACCAGTACGGCTACGGCCCCGGCGGAGCCAAGGGAGCTGCGGGAGCCCCGGTCGCCAACGGCGCGGCCATCAACGTCATCCCCGCCAGCGAGATCTCCCCCATCGCCCAATATCTCGAAAAATTCCTCCCGGCCCCGTCCATTGACAGCGCCGGCGTCATCCAGAACAACTACGTCGCCGGCATTCCCTCCGGCTATCAGAACTGGCTCTACTCCGGCCGTGTCGACTACACCCCCAACGACCGCAACCGCCTCTCGTTTCTCCTCACCGGCGGCAACCGTCACGCTATCCCCTACACCGCCACCACCACCAACTTCCCCGTCCCCTACCTCGTCTCTACGCTCTCGACGGTAGCCGGCCACTACGCGGCCATGGAGGACTCCTACACCATCACTCCGAACCTTGTGAACCAGTTCAAATTCGGCTTCATGAACTTCGGTGGGCCACCCATCCGCAACCCCACCAACGGCATCACCCAGTACGAGATCCAGACCGCGGGCGTCACCGGCCTGCCCGCCGGCCAGGCGTCGGAGAACTTCCCCGGCGTCATCTTCGGCGGAAGCAACGCCCAGGGCACATGGGCCACCCCAAGCACTGGCAACACCTCCGTCAGCGAGACCTACACCCTCGTCGACAACCTCCAGTGGGTGAAGGGCAAGCATGCCATGACCTTCGGCTTCCAATACCAGTGGCTTGAAAACAACGCCAGCACCGCCGACACCGGATCCCTCCCCATCAACCTCAACTTCAGCACCAACGACACCGGAAACCTCACCGGGAGCAACTTCGTCTCCGGAACCGGCTACTCCTACGCCAGCTACATCCTCGGAGCCGTCGGGTCGACCTCCGTTACCCAGCAGAGCTTCTCCGTCCTCGGCGGCCGCTTCCATCCCATCTCGCCCTACTTTCAGGATGACTGGAAGGTCACGCCTAAGCTCACCCTCAACCTCGGCCTCCGCTGGGACTACTTCCCCACCTACAACGAGGTTCTCGATCGCTGGTCCTTCCTCAACCCCAACATCACCAACCCCATCACCGGCAACATGGGAGCCCTCCAGTTCGCCGGGGACCACGGCGGAGCCGGCGTGAGCTGCGGATGCCGCTCTCCGGTCAATAGCTGGAAGAAGAACTTCGGCCCTCGCATCGGATTCGCCTACGCCGTCGACGACAAGACCGTCTTCCGCGGAGCCTATGCCATCCTCTACTCCCACGGCGGCGGCACCGGCGGAGCGGGTGGGGCAGGAACCGGAACCGGCCAGGCCGGCTTCAACTCCACCGCCAGCTTCACCGACAACACCGCAGGCCCAGCCTTCTACCTCAACAACAACGCGGCCTTCTCGCAGGCCAACGCCAACTTCGGCGGTCCCGGCTACACCCTGCCCGCCGTCTCCGGCATCACCACGGCCAGCCAGGCCCTCAACGTCGGCTACTACCTCAACGGCACAGGAGGCTTCGCCGGCACCGGTTCCGGCATCGCCTACGCCGACCCCTACCTCGGAGGCCGCGCTCCGGAAAGCGCCTTCTTCAACTTCGGCATGCAGCGCGAATTCTTCAAGAACATCACCATGACCGCCAATTACGTCGGCACCCAGAGCCACTTCCTCGCCGGCGCAGCCAACATCCGCGGCCTCCAGTCCGGCCAACTCGATCCCCGTTATCTCGCCCTCGGCAGCTACCTTGCCAAGCCCGCGACCGCGGCCAATATCGCCGCCGCCCAGACCGCGACCGGCGTCACCATCCCCATCCCTTACGCCGCCTACACGGCAGCCGCCGGAGTCAGCACCACCGCCACCATTGCCCACATGCTCACCTGGATGCCCCAGTACGCCGGAACGACCGACACCTGGGGCACCGTCGCGAACTCGAACTACAACGCCTTCCAGCTCACCGTCGACAAGCGCTTCTCCCACGGCCTTACCATGACCGTCAACTACACCTACTCGCGCAACATCGACGACGCCGGGACAGCTCGCAGCGGCTGGGCGATTCCCGCTTCCGCGACCTCCGACGGACGCGCCTGGGCTCCGGACCGCATCGATCGCTCCCTCTCTCTCAACAACCTGCCCCAGGCTCTCACCGTGTTCGGCGTCTACAAGCTTCCCTTCGGCAAAGGCGGCATCGGCTCGGACAGCTTCCTCGTCCGCGCCCTCGCTGGCGGCTGGCAGTTCTCGGAGATCTACCAGTACTCCTCCGGCCTGCCCCTTGCTATCGTCGGAACGTGCAACAGCACCGAAAACGTGGGCCAGGGAACCTGCATGCCCGACTTCAACCCCAGCTTCCACGGCGACGTCCGCACCGGCGGCGGCTGGGGACAGGGGGCCACCGCAGCCAACCTCGCCACCAAGAGCTACCTCACCGGCTACGTCCCCTCCACCACCTCCAGCGCCGGAACCAACGGGACCGCGTCGGTCACCTGCTCTGCCAGCAACGGCCCCTTCTGCAACTCGCGCGACTATTCCATCGGCAACCTGACCCGCATCGCCCCCTACGGCCTGCGCGGCCAGAACCCCTACCGCCTTGCCGCTTCCCTTAGCCGCACCTTCGACCTGTCCGACCGCTTCAAGTTCATCTTCCGAGCCGACTGCCAGAACGTGACCAACCACACCACGTTCGGCAACAACGCCCAAAACCAGCAGGTCGGCCTGAACGTCAACAGCTCCAACTTCGGAACGCTGAACTTTGCCAGCACCGACAGCCGAGCCTTCCAGTTCTCAGGCCGAATCTCCTTCTAA
- a CDS encoding winged helix-turn-helix transcriptional regulator: MAKRIDWDEANAACEALTENEDSLTRDIITGLSEKWTLWTMAELAAAESPLRFSRLMERVEGVSQKSLTKVLRQLERDGLVTRMVFAEVPPRVEYTITELALEMLELVHPLWQWAAANVGRFQAAQANYDRDYSARAARK, translated from the coding sequence GTGGCGAAGCGAATCGACTGGGACGAGGCCAATGCGGCCTGCGAGGCCCTGACCGAAAACGAAGACTCCCTCACCCGCGACATCATCACCGGTCTATCGGAAAAATGGACCCTCTGGACCATGGCCGAACTGGCCGCTGCCGAAAGCCCCCTGCGCTTCTCCCGGCTCATGGAACGCGTCGAAGGCGTCAGCCAGAAATCCCTCACCAAGGTCCTGCGTCAGCTTGAGCGCGATGGGCTGGTGACCCGGATGGTCTTTGCCGAGGTTCCACCAAGAGTTGAATACACCATCACGGAACTAGCCCTGGAGATGCTGGAACTCGTCCATCCCCTCTGGCAATGGGCAGCGGCCAACGTAGGCAGGTTCCAAGCCGCGCAGGCAAACTACGACCGCGATTACTCAGCCCGCGCCGCCCGCAAGTAG
- a CDS encoding SDR family NAD(P)-dependent oxidoreductase has translation MASTLTNKVVLVTGASRGIGRAIAVAIAAQGARVLVHYGNNGADADGVVAAIRAVGGEADALQSDLAAPDGAEVLAARVKALIGSKLDSLILNAGVSKAAKIEDHTVDAFDNLFNINVRSPFFLVKEMLPLLGDGSNIVVVTSVVAKAVPGNSGQAGVPSIPAYAATKGALETLVKHWASILGPKGIRVNAVAPGVIATDMSNFTKTEGGRQLTLEMQALKRIGTPEDVADVVAFVASDGARWITGASIPVDGGSKL, from the coding sequence ATGGCTTCGACTTTGACGAACAAGGTTGTGCTCGTAACCGGGGCTTCGCGTGGTATCGGGCGGGCGATTGCGGTTGCGATCGCGGCGCAGGGTGCGCGGGTCCTGGTGCACTACGGAAATAACGGCGCGGATGCGGATGGCGTTGTCGCCGCGATTCGCGCGGTCGGCGGCGAGGCGGATGCCTTGCAGTCGGACCTTGCCGCTCCGGATGGAGCGGAGGTACTGGCGGCCAGGGTGAAAGCGCTTATCGGGAGCAAACTGGATAGTTTGATCCTGAACGCAGGCGTTTCGAAGGCGGCGAAGATCGAGGATCATACCGTCGATGCGTTCGACAATCTCTTCAACATCAATGTGCGGAGCCCGTTCTTCCTGGTGAAGGAGATGCTTCCGCTGCTTGGGGATGGCTCGAACATCGTCGTAGTGACGTCGGTTGTGGCGAAGGCGGTTCCGGGAAACTCGGGACAGGCTGGCGTGCCTTCGATTCCGGCATATGCGGCGACGAAGGGTGCGCTCGAGACGCTGGTGAAGCACTGGGCTTCGATCCTGGGGCCGAAGGGGATCCGGGTAAACGCGGTGGCGCCGGGCGTGATCGCGACGGATATGTCGAACTTCACGAAGACCGAGGGCGGCCGGCAGTTGACGCTGGAGATGCAGGCGCTGAAACGCATCGGGACGCCGGAGGATGTAGCGGACGTCGTGGCGTTTGTGGCTTCGGATGGGGCGCGATGGATCACCGGGGCTAGTATCCCGGTCGATGGCGGTTCGAAGCTGTAA